TGATCGCGGCGGCGGCGCGGGCGTCCCGGGCCAGCTCGTGCAGCGCTCCGGTGTCGACGGTCGGGTAGCCCATCAGGACGTCGTCGACGCCGTTCTCCACGAGCCAGAGCGCCTCCCGCAGGGAGTACGCCATGACGCCCACGAACCCCGGGGTCGCGAGCGCGGCCCCGACGAGGTGCCGCACGCGCACCGACTTGCTCGCGACCCGGACCGGCACGCCGCCGGCGCGCCGGACGAGGTCGGCCGCGTTGGCCTCGAACGCGTCGAGGTCCACGACGGCGAGCGGGGCGGGCAGCCCGCGGGTCACCGCGTCGAGGCGTGCGCCGAGCGTCGTCACGCAGCCGACCGCCGGCTCCCGAACCGCGGAGCGAGCAGCACGACGACGACCGCGAGCGCGAGCGGCACCGCGTAGCCGATGCGCAGCGTCGAGCCGACGCCGATCGCCCCGACGAAGACCCCGCCGAGCACGGCACCGAGGTAGTTGAACCCGTTGAGCCGCGCGACGACCGCGTCGGCGTGCTCCGGCGCGAGGCTCCCCGCGGCGGCGAAGCACAGGGGAGCGATCACGCCGAGCCCCAGCCCGGTGAGCCCGAGCCCCGCGATCGCGACCGCCGGGCTCGGCGCGAGCACCACGGCGAGCAGCCCCGCCGCACCGACCAGGCCCGCGGTGCGGACGACCGCGACGCGTCCCCAGCGGCGCACGGCCAGGTCGCCGGCGAGCCGCGACACCAGCGTCGTCGCGAGGTACACGCCGTAGCCGAGCGGCGCCACGTCGGCCGCCGCGTCCAGGACGTCGCCGAGGTAGATGGTGCTCCACGTCGCCGCGGCGGAGTCGACCACGTAGTACGCCACGACGGCGATCCCGAGCACCGAGATGGCACCCCAGGGGAGCGCGGAGCGGCGGACGGGGCCTGCGTCCGCGTCGGGCCCGCTGGGCGTGAGCGGCGCGTCGTGCGCCCGCCAGGCCCGCCGGAGCACGAGCACCCCGACGACGCCGACGACGGCCGCGACGACGGGCAGCGCGACCTGCTGCGGGACGTCGCGCGAGACGTACTGCCCGACGTAGACGGTCGCGAGGATGCCCGCGACCGACCAGGCCGCGTAGAAGCCGGTGAGGATGCTGCGCCCGTACTCGCGCTGCAGCGCGACCGCCTGCATGTTGGTCCCGGCGTCGACCTGCCCGAGCCCGACGCCGTAGAGGGCGAAGCCGACGAGGAACACCGGCAGGCTCGGCGCGAGCGCGATGACGAGGATCGCGAGCGTGATGCTCGCGATCCCGGTGGCGAGCACGGCACGCGAGCCGGGGCCGCGCGCCTGACGCTCGGAGAGGACCGTGCCGACCGCCGCCATCAGGCACACCCCGAGGACGACGACCGTGACGACGTCGTCGCCGATCCCGAACCGGTCCTTGAACCCCGGCAGGCTCGTGATGAGCGCGCCGTAGGCGAGCCCCTGGGCGCCGAACGCGAGCGCGACGACGACCCGCGCGGCGCGGGCCGCGGCCGGGAGCCCGGTGGGCGCCGCGCCGGTGTCGAGGCCCGCGGGTGCGCCGGGCACCGACGTCCCGCCGGTCATGCCCGCGTCCCGGTCAGGTCGCGGTGACGGACCGCCCGGCCCGGACCGGCGAGCGGTCGGGCCGGGCGTCCGGCGTCCGTGCGGGTCACGCGTGCGAGCTCGCGTGCTCCGGGAGCGTGGCGCTCGCACCCGGCTCGCCGCTCGCGCCGAGGTACGTCAGCGAGGCCGCCGGCGCCTCGTCGTCGCGCGCGGCCGGCCCGTCGATCAGGTCCCGGGGAAACGTCGCGGCCTGCGTCGCGAGGAAGTCCGCGAACCCGACGAGGGTCGTGGTCGCCGCCGCGTCGTCACCGTCGACGAGCCACGCGAGGGCGATCCCGTCGACGACGGCGACGAGCGAGCGGGCGAGCCGCTCGCGCGGCACGAGCCAGGTGATCCCGACCGCCTGCTCGATGTTCTCGAGGAACACCTCGGCGGAGTTCCACTGGCCGCGGTACTGCGCGATCGCAACCTGGTTGAGCTCCGCGTGCCGGAGCGACGTCGTCGTCAGCTCGTAGCTCAGGAGCTGGGCGCCCCGGTTCGCGCGGATGCTGTCCCACATGCTCTCGACCGCGGCACGGAACGTCGTGCGCAGGTCGGCGTCCTGCGGCAGGCCCATCTCGGCCGCCTGCCGGTTCTGCACCGTGATCGCCTCCGCCACGGCGCGCAGCAGCTCGTCCTTGTCCTGGAAGCAGTAGTGCACGACGCCCAGCGAGACTCCGGCCTCGGCGGCGACGGCGCGTACCGTGGCCGCGTCGATCCCGTCCCTGCTCGCGACGCTCAGCGCCGCCTCGATCAGCTGCTCTCGCCTCGCGGCGACAGGCATGCGGTTCATCGGTCCCCCGTTCGATCCCCTCGTTCGCCCGGGCTCCGCGCGACACGGGGTCTGCGGAGCCCGTACGCCCCCTTGACCCCATCTCAATGTGCGTCGTGACAATAGTCAAGCGTGCGGAGCACTTGACTTGGACGGCCGACCAGATCGACAGTCAGCCCATGAACTTCGGGGGGAACCGTGGGGAGTGGCAGAACTGGGCGCGGACGGCGCAGGCGAACCCGGTGCGCCGGGTGCGTCCGCGCGACGAGGAGGGGCTCGCGGCGCTCGTGCGCGGGGCCGGTGACCTGCGCGTACGCGCGGTGGGGGCCGGTCACTCGTTCACCGGCGCGGCGGTGACCGACGGGATCCTCGTGAGCCTCGACGCCATGACCGGCATCGAGCGCGTCGACCACCGGGCCGACGGCAGCGCGCGCGTGACCGTCCGGGCCGGCACGCGGCTCGGCGACCTGAACGCCGGGCTCGCCGCGCACGGGCTCGGGCTGCGCAACCTCGGCGACATCGACCGCCAGTCGATCGCCGGGGCCATCTCGACCGGCACGCACGGGACCGGCATCCGGCTCCCGGGCCTGGCCGCGCAGGTCGTCGGGGTGCGGCTCGTGACCGCGTCGGGCGACGTCGTCGAGGCCTCGCCCGAGCACCGGCCCGAGCTGTTCGAGGTCGCGCGGCTCGGGCTCGGCAGCGTCGGCGTGCTCTCGGCCGTCACGCTCGACGTCGTGCCCGCGTTCCGGCTCGAGGCCGTCGAGGAGCCGTGGCCGCTCGACCGGGTGCTCGAGGGCCTGGAGGGCCCCGACGGGCTGATCGAGTCCAACGACCACTTCGAGTTCTACTGGTTCCCGCACACGCGGCGCACGCTCACGAAGCGCAACAACCGCGTGCCCGACGACGACGTCCGCCCGCTCTCGAAGGTCCGCGCCTGGGTCGACGACGAGCTGCTCTCGAACGGCGTCTTCGCCGCGACGAACACGCTGACCGCCGCCGTCCCCGCCCTGACGCGCTCCGTCAACGGCATCGCCGCCCGGGCCCTCGGCGCGCGCACCTACACCGCCGCGTCGCACGAGGTGCTGGTCTCGCCGCGCCGCGTGCGGTTCCGCGAGATGGAGTACGCGATCCCGCGCGCCGCCGTCCCGCAGGTCCTCGGGGAGATCGAGGGCTGGCTCGCGTCGACCGGCGAGCGGATCCCGTTCCCGCTCGAGGTCCGGTACACCGCGGCGGACGACGTCTGGCTCTCGACCGCGTACCGGCGCGAGACCGCGTACGTCGCGGTGCACCAGTACGTCCGGCTGCCGTACCGGCGCTACTTCAGCGCGGTCGAGCGGATCGTCGCCCAGGTCCAGGGGCGCCCGCACTGGGGCAAGCTGCACTGGCTCGGGCCCGACGAGCTGGACGCGCTGTACCCGCGGCTCGCGCAGGCCCGTGCGGTGCGCGCCGAGGCCGACCCCGGCGGACGGTTCGCGAACGCCTACGTCGACCACGTCCTCGGGGCGCCGGGGGAGCGCGCGGCCTGAACGCGCGGCCCGAGCCCGCGCCCGGTCGTCACGTCGCGGCGGACCGCTCGATCTCGCGCGCCTGCGCACGCAGCTCGCCGAGCACGCGCTGCACGACGAGGCGCTCCGCCCGGTCGGGCCGCAGCAGCGCGTCGATCCGGCGACCGGCCCGGACGCCGGCGAGCGGCACGAGGCACAGGCGGTCGGGCGCGGCCCCGCTCGTGTAGCGCGGCAGCAGCGAGATCCCGTGGCCGGCGGCGACGAGCGCCTCGACGACGTGGAAGTCGTTGATGCGCTGGACGATCCGCGGCGGCGACCCCGCGAGCGCCGCCAGCTCGTTGAGCACCGCGGCCACCGGGAAGCCCTCGCGCACCGCGATCCAGTCCTCCCCCGCGAGGTCGGCGGGCTCGAGCGTCGCACGCTGCGCGAGCGGGTGGCCCGGCCACAGCGCGACGTCGAGCGGCTCGCGCAGCAGCGGCTCGACCCGGAGCCCGCCTCCCCAGCCCGCGGAGCCGTCGGGCCGGTGCGCGACGACGACGTCGAAGTCCGCGGTGAGCACCCCGAACTCGGCCTGGGCGACGTCCTCGTCGCTGCACTCGAGCGCGATGCCGCCGAGCCGGGCGACGCGCGTGAGGAGCCCGGGCAGGAGCATCTGGGCAGCGCTCTGGAACGCGCTCACGCGCACGGTCCCCCGCGGCTCGGCACGGTGCGCGTCGACCGCCGCACGCGCCCGCTCGAGGGCGACCGCGACGTCGACGGCGGCCCCGGCGAGCGCCGCACCGGCGGGCGTGAGGCGCACCCCGCGCCCGACGCGCTCGAGGAGCACCGCCCCGACCTCGCGCTGCAGCACGCGGACCTGCTGCGAGACCGCCGACGGCGTCACGTGCAGCGCCGCCGCCGCGGCGGTGACGCCCCCGTGGTCGTGCACCGCGCGCAGCGTCTCGAGCAGTCGGGCGTCCATGAAGCCACGCTACAGAGTCCAGGGCCGACTTTTCGATGGTGCTGCGACGCCGCCGGGCCGACGATCGACGCATGCCGCCCCGCGACCGCCTCCTCGCCGCCGTCGTCGCCCTCACGTGGGGCCTCAACTTCACGGCGATCCACCTCTCGCTCGAGCACTTCCCGCCGTTCTTCCTCGCCGGGCTCCGGTTCGCGGTGCTCGCCGTCCCGGCGCTCCTGCTCGTCCCGCGCCCAGCCGTCCCGTGGCGCTGGATCCTGGGCTACGGGCTCGGGTTCGGCATCCTGCAGTTCGCGTTCCTGTACCTCGCGATGGACGCCGGGATGCCGACGGGGCTCGCGTCGCTCGTGCTCCAGTCCTCGGCACCGTTCACGGTCGTGCTCGGCGCGGTGTGGCTGCGCGAGCGGCTCAGCGCCCGGCAGGGCGTCGGCATCGCGCTGGCCGTCCTGGGCCTCGCGGGCATCGCCGTGCACCGGGCCGAGCTGGGCGGCTCCGCGACGCTCCTGCCCGTCCTCCTGACCCTGTGCGGGGGCCTCGGGTGGGCGTTCGGCAACATCTGCAACCGCCAGGCCCGCAGCGGCTCCCCGCTCGCGCTCCTGATGTGGATGTCCGTCGTCCCGCCGCTGCCGATGCTCGGGCTCGCGCTCGTGGTCGACGGGCCCGCCGCGATCGGCACGTCCCTCACGACGCTCGGCAGCCGTACGGGCCTGCTGGCGCTCGCCGGGCTCGCCTACACGGTGCTCGTCGCGACCGTCCTCGGCACGGGCCTGTGGACCGCGCTCATGTCCCGGCACCCGTCGAGCACGGTCGCGCCGTTCTCGATGCTGGTGCCCGTGGTCGGCGTCGCGGCGTCCTGGCTGCTGCTGCGCGAGCCGACGCCGGTCGTCGAGCTCGCGCTCGGGACGCTCGTCGTGGGCGGGGTGCTGCTCGGCAGCTCGCGACCCCGGCGCCGGGCGGCGCTCGTCGGGGCGTCGGCGGCCGGTCCCGCCGGCACCGGGTCGCCGGCCGAGGGCGCCGCCGACGACCCGGACGCGGTCGGCTCCGCCCGCACGGCCGAGCAGCCCGCCGTCCGCTAGGCCAGCCGGCGGACCGTCACTCTACCGTCCGCAGCGGGGTCCGGCGGGCGGCGCGGGCAGCTGCGGCGCGGTGGGCCGGGCGGTCGGGCGCAGGTCGGGTCAGGGTGCGCCGGGTCAGCTGCCCGGGGTCGGGCGCCGGACGCGCGTGACCGGGATGGCGCCCGTCGCGAGCTCGGCGCTCACGGGCGGCGGCGGCGCGGCGGCGGCCTCGCTCTCGGAGAGCTCGGGGGCGCGGTGGTCGTCGAGCTGGGCCAGGCCGTCGATCGTGGCGGCCAGCACGTCCGTCGGGATGCGCACGCGCAGGCGCACGCGGTTGACGCCCTCGCGCTGCGGGAGCGGTGCGGGGCCTTCCGGTGCTGCCCCGTGACCTGGCAGCGCTCTCACGCGCTCGACCGGGCGAGTCGGGGGGCGGTGCGTCTTCGTCACGAAGCGGGACGGTACAGACATTCCGACCGCGATGCGACCCCCCAGCCGCCGCAGCGGCCGGTCGGCGCCCGCCGGGTCCCGCGCCCGGGTGACGGGGCGAGCGCAGCGGCAGCGCGTGCTAGGGCACGGATCGGTGGGCGACGACCAGGGCCGTCGCGACCGCTGCCACGCCCTCACCGCGGCCCGTGAGCCCGAGGCCGTCGGTCGTGGTCGCCGAGACGCTCACGGGCGCCCCCGCGGCCGCGCTGAGCGCCTCGACGGCCTCCGCGCGGCGCGGGCCCAGGCGCGGTCGGTTGCCGATCACCTGGACGGCGACGTTCCCCACCTCGAAGCCCGCGGCCCGGACCCGCCGCGCCGCCTCCGCGAGCAGCACCGTGCCGGCGGCGCCCTTCCACTGCGGCTCCGCGGTGCCGAAGTTCGAGCCGAGGTCGCCGATCCCCGCGGCGGACAGGAGCGCGTCGGCTGCGGCGTGCGCGGCCACGTCGGCGTCCGAGTGCCCCTCGAGCGGGCGCTCCCCCGGCCACGCGAGCCCGGCGAGGTGCAGCACGGCGTCCTCGCGCGGCTCGGCGGCGTAGGCGTGGACGTCGACGCCGATCCCCGTGCGCGGCAGCGCGAGCGAGGTCGGGTCGGTGGCGTCGGTCATCGAGCCGGCCTCCTGGTCGGACGGGGCGTCGGGCGTGGACCGGGCGCGGCGCACGGGCCCGGCGTCGCGCAGGGGCTCGGCGTCGCGCACGGGCCCGGCGTCGCGCAGGGGCTCGGCGTCGCGCACGGACCCGGCGTCGCGCAGGGGCCCGGAGTCGTGCGCCGCCGGGGCGTCGGGGACCGACGACCGCGCCGCCAGGACGAGCTCGGCGAGCGCGAGGTCCCGGGTGGTCGTGACCTTGAACGCGTCGTCGTGCCCCGCGACGACGTGCACGGGCAGGCCGAGGCGCTCGACGAGTCCCGCGTCGTCCGTCGCGGCGCTCGCCTCGTCCTCCGCGACCGCCTGCGCCTCGCGGTGCGCGCGGTCGAGGGTCGCCCGGTCGAAGCCCTGCGGGGTCTGGACGGCCCGCAGGTCGGCGCGCGGGACGGTCCCCGCCGCGGAGCCGTCGGTGTGCAGGCGCGTGAGCGTGTCGGTCACGGGCACCGCGGGGACGACGGCGGGGTGCCCGGCTCGGACTGCGGCGACGACCCCGTCGACGGTCTCGGGAGGGACGAGCGCGCGCGCCGCGTCGTGCACCAGGACGATGGTGGCGTCCGCCGGGACCGCGGCCAGCCCGGCTGCGACCGACGCCTGGCGCGTCGAGCCGCCCGGGACGACCCGGACCGGGACGCCGAGCCGGGCACCGTCGAGCAGCGCCGCGAACTCGTCGAGACGGTCCGCAGGCGCGGTCACGACGAGGGCGCTGACGGGGAGCGCGCTGCCGGCCGCGGGCGACGCGACGCCGCCCGCGGCCAGGAGGCTGCGGGCGGCGTGGACGACGAGCGGCGTCCCCCCGACGCGGACCAGCGCCTTCGGCAGCGCGTGCCCGAGGCGGGTCCCGCTGCCGGCGGCGGTGAGCACCGCCACGACCCGGTCCGGACGTGCACCCGACCGGGTGTCGTCGCCGGAGGCGCGCGGCACTGCGGCGGCGTTCCCGGTCACGGGGCGTCGAGGACGGTCGTCGGAGGACGCGTTACGAGGCGAGGACCTCGTCGAGGATGGCCTCGGCCTTCTCCTCCTCGGTGTGCTCGGCGAGTGCGAGCTCCGAGACGAGGATCTGACGGGCCTTGGCGAGCATGCGCTTCTCGCCGGCCGAGAGCCCACGGTCCGCGTCGCGGCGCGAGAGGTCGCGCACGACCTCGGCGACCTTGATCACGTCACCCGAGGCGAGCTTCTCGAGGTTGGCCTTGTAGCGGCGCGACCAGTTGGTCGGCTCCTCGGTGTACGGCGCACGCAGCACCTCGAAGACGCGGTCCAGGCCCTCCTGGCCGACCACGTCACGCACACCCACGAGGTCGACGTTCTCCGCCGGGACCTCGATCGTCAGGTCACCCTGGGCGACCTTGAGCTTGAGGTAGATCTTGTCCTCGCCGCGGATGGTCCTGGTCTTGATCTCTTCGATCAACGCTGCACCGTGGTGCGGGTAGACAACCGTCTCCCCAACAGTGAAAGTCATCTGCAGGTGTCCCCTTTCGCGGACGCCCATTCTATCACGCTATTGTTCGCCCCCTTTCGCCCGCCCGCGGCCGTCCGAGCCGTTTGCGCAGGTCACGCCGACGCCTCCGCGGGTGCCCCGGGGGCGGCCCGCGGAGCCCGGGATCCGGCGGCGCCGACTAGGCTGTGGACCTGCGGTCCGTGCGGTGCGCGGACCCGCCACCAGCGCACGTCAGCACCGCCGGCCGATGCCGGCACCCGTTCCGCCCCGAGGAGTCACCGTGGCCCGCGTCCGCCCGTCCCTGCACCTGCGCCTCACGGCGACCGTCGCCGTCGCGCTCGTCGGCGCCGGTCTCGCCGGTTGCTCGGCGACGAACCCGATCACCACCCAGGAGCCGTACGCGCCGTCCGACGGCGTGCGGGTCACGCTCGGCGACCTCACGGCCGAGAACCTGCTGGTCCTCACGGCCGGCGCTGGCGAGGCGGCCAGCCTCCAGGGCGCCCTGTCGAACGACGGTGCCGAGACGCTCGAGGTCACCTTCGCGCTCGAGGACGGCACCGAGGTGGGCACGGTCGAGGTCAGCGCGGGCGACGGGGTGCTGCTGGGCGGCACCGACGGCGAGGAGCTGCTCTTCACGTCCGCCGACGCGCCGGGCGCGACGACCGACGTGACGATCTCGACCGCCGCGGGCGGCTCCGAGACGATCGCGGTCCCCGTGCTGGACGGCACCCTGCCCGAGTACGAGGACCTCGTCCCGACCTCGCTGCCGACGACGACCCCCTCCGCGCCGACCGGCGTCGACCCGACGCTCGAGCCGACCCCCACGCCGACCGAGACGGCGTCCGAGGGCTGACCGCCGCCCGCAGGCACCACGCACGAACGGCCCCCGGGGACTCCCCCCGGGGGCCGTCGTGCTGTGCGGGCGCTCAGGCGGTGGCGCGGGGACGCTCGGGCGGTCCCGCTCAGCCGAGCGACCCGATCGCGTCGAGCACGTCCGCCCGCACGGACGAGGGCAGCGGTGCGTAGCCGATGTCGACGAGGCTCTGCTGGACCGCGGGCGACGCGAGGTGCCGCAGGAACGCCCGGACCGCGGCGGTCGTCGGGGCGTCGAGCCCCGTCGAGCACACGACCTCGTAGGTCACGAGCACGATCGGGTACGCGCCGGGCTCACGCGTCGCGTGGTCGAGCTTCAGCGTGAGGTCGTCGCCCTCCCCGGTGCGCTCGGCGGTGGCGACGGTCGCGGCGGCGCTCTCCGTCGTGAGCTCGACCGGGCCCGAGCCGTTGTCGATCTTCGCGACGCCGAGGCGGTTCTCCTTCGCGTAGGACCACTCGACGTAGGTGAGGCTCCCGGGGGTCGTGGCGACGGCCTCGGCGACGCCCGCCGACTTCTCCCGGCCCTCCCCGACGCCCTCGACGGGCCAGGTCTTCGCCGGCGCGTCCGTCCACACGTCGCCCGCCGCAGCCGCGAGGTAGCGCGTGACGTTCTCGGTGGTGCCCGACTCGTCGGACCGGAACAGCACCTGGATCTCCTCGGCGGGCAGCAGCTCGCCGGGGTTGAGCGCAGCGATCGCCGGGTCGTCCCAGGACGTGATCTCGCCCCGGAAGACGCGTGCGAGCGTCGGCGCGTCGAGCACGAGCTGGCTGACGGTGTCGAGGTGGTACGCGATCGCGACCGGGCCGGTGACCATGGGCAGGTTCCACGCGGGCGACCCGGCGCAGCGCGCCGCCGCCGCGTCGACCTCGCCCTTCGCCGGGTTCAGCGCCGAGTCGGTGCCCGCGAACGCGACCTCGCCGGCCGTGAAGCGGGTGATGCCCGCGCCGGAGCCGCTCGCGTCGTAGTTCACGACGACGTCGGGGCACACTGTCGAGAAGGTGATGATCGCCTGCTCGACGGCGTTGCGCTGCGCCGAGGAGCCCGCGGCCTCGAGGGTGCCCGCGCCGCACTCCTCCACGGCGTCGACGGACGCCGTCGCCGACGCGGACGCCCCCACCGGCTCGTCGCCCCCGGAGCCCGGCTGCGACGCGCAGCCTCCGAGCACCCCGAGGACGAGCGCGAGGCCGACCGGGCCGACGATCCGTGCGAGCTGGCGTACCGCCACGTGAGGTTCCTCCCCTGCAGACGTCGCCCCCGCTGCACCGGCCGGTGGCGGCGGTGCGCGGGGACGCGGACATGACGGCACCAGGACCGGGCGCTGTCGCCTGGCCCTGGTGCGGCGGCCGGAGCCGCGCGGTCGGCCTTCCGGGGCGGGACGCCCCGGCGGACCGGCCGGTGGATCAGCCGAAGCGGCCGGAGATGTAGTCCTCGGTGGCCTGCTCGCGCGGCGAGGAGAACATCGTCGCGGTCTGGTCGACCTCGATGAGCTTGCCGGGAGCCCCGGTGCCGGCGATGTTGAAGAAGGCCGTCCGGTCGGAGACGCGCGCGGCCTGCTGCATGTTGTGGGTCACGATGACGATCGTGAAGTCGTTCTTGAGCTCGGAGATGAGGTCCTCGATCGCCAGCGTCGAGATCGGGTCGAGCGCCGAGCACGGCTCGTCCATGAGGAGCACCTGCGGGCGCACGGCGATCGCGCGCGCGATGCACAGGCGCTGCTGCTGACCGCCCGAGAGGCCGGCGCCGGGCTTGTCGAGCCGGTCCTTGACCTCCTTCCAGAGGTTCGCGCCCTGCAGCGCGTTCTCGACCGTGTCCTGCAGCTCGCTCTTCTTCTTCACGCCGTTCAGGCGCAGGCCCGCGGCGACGTTGTCGAAGATCGACATCGTCGGGAACGGGTTGGGGCGCTGGAACACCATGCCGATCGTGCGGCGGACCGCAACCGGGTCGACGTTCTTGTCGTACAGGTCGGCGCCGTCGAGCAGCACCTCGCCGTCGACGCGCCCGATCGGGAGCACCTCGTGCATGCGGTTGAGCGTCCGCAGGAACGTCGACTTGCCGCAGCCGGACGGGCCGATGAAGGCGGTCACGGAGCGGGCGTCGATCCCCATCGTGACTCCCTCGACCGCGCGGAAGTCCCCGTAGTAGACATTCAGGTCCTTGACGTCGATGCGCTTGGCCACGGCCCTCAGCGCTCCTCTCGTGGCAGTGCGGTGGGGGTGACGGGTGCGGCGGCGGCCGTCATGACTTGACCTTGCTGAAGTGCCCGATCGCGCGGCCCGCGATGTTCAGGGCCATGACGATGAGGATCAGCGTGAGCGCCGCACCCCACGTGCGCTGGACCGCGGCGTCGAGGAACTCGGTGCGGTCCTGGTTGATCATCGTGGGCAGCGACGCCATGTTGCCGTTGAACAGGTCCATGTTGATCGACTTGGTGTACGGCCCGAGGATGAGCAGCGGCGCGGTCTCGCCCATGACGCGCGCGAGCCCGAGCAGGACGCCGGTGATGATCCCGGAGAAGGCCGTCGGGAGGACGATCTTGACGATCGTCTTCCACTTGGGCACACCGAGCGCGTAGCTGGCCTCGCGGAGCTCGTTGGGGACGAGCTTGAGCATCTCCTCGGTCGACCGCACGATCGTCGGGACCATGAGCAGGACGAGCGACAGGCTCACCGCGAAGCCGACGCGGGAGAACCCGAACGTCGAGATCCACAGCGCGTAGACGGTCAGCGCGGCGACGATCGACGGGATGCCCGTGAGGATGTCGACCATGAAGCTCACGGCCCGCGCGACGCGGCCGCGGCCGTACTCGACGAGGTAGATCGCGGTGAAGATGCCGAGCGGGACCGAGATGAGCGCGGTCACGGCGGCCTGCATCACGGTGCCGGCCATCGCGTGGTACGCGCCGCCACCGAAGTCGCGCACGGTGATCCCGCGCTGCGAGTTCGTCCACCACGACGACTCGAGGAGCATGTGGTAGCCCTGCGAGACGACCGTCCACAGGATCCAGACGAGCGGGATCACGGCGACCAGGAACGCGAGGTGCATGACGACCGTCGCGATGCGGTCCTTCACGCGGCGCGACCCGGAGCCGCCGCCGTTCAGGCTGCGCAGCTCGTCGCCCGGCGAGGCGTCGCCCGGGTCGGCTGCGGCGAGGCTCGGGGTCAGGGACGTGGCGCTCACTCGGTGAACCCCTTCCGGCGGTCGATGATGACCCGGGCGATCGCGTTGACGGCGAACGTCAGGAGGAACAGCACGAGCCCGGCGGCGATGTAGGCGCCGGTCTTCGAGGGGCTGTCGAACTCGGACGCGGCGTTCGCGATCTTCGAGGCGAACGTCTCGCCGCCGAAGAACAGCGACCAGCTGAAGGCGCCCGTCGTGGTCGACAGGATGATCGTCACGGCGATGGTCTCGCCGAGCGCCCGGCCGAGGCCGAGCATCGCGGCGGACACGACGCCGGGCCGGCCGAACGGGAGCACCGCGGTGCGGATCATCTCCCAGCGCGTCGCGCCGAGCGCGAGCGCAGCCTCCATGTGCCCGACGGGCGTCTGCCGGAAGACCTCGCGCGAGAGCGCGGTGATGATCGGCAGGATCATGATCGCGAGCACGATCGACGCGAGGAAGATCGTGCCGGCCTGGACGGCGGTGGGCGCGAAGAGCGGGAACCAGCCGAACGCGCTCTTGAGCGCGTCCTGGAAGGGCTGCACGTACGGCATGAGCACGCGCGCGCCCCAGAGGCCGAACACGATCGACGGCACCGCGGCGAGCAGGTCCACGAGGTACGCGAACGGCTTGGCGACGCGGGCCGGGGCGTAGTGCGTGAGGTAGAGCGCGACGCCCATGGCGATGGGCACGGCGA
The Cellulomonas sp. NS3 DNA segment above includes these coding regions:
- a CDS encoding CarD family transcriptional regulator, encoding MTFTVGETVVYPHHGAALIEEIKTRTIRGEDKIYLKLKVAQGDLTIEVPAENVDLVGVRDVVGQEGLDRVFEVLRAPYTEEPTNWSRRYKANLEKLASGDVIKVAEVVRDLSRRDADRGLSAGEKRMLAKARQILVSELALAEHTEEEKAEAILDEVLAS
- the ispD gene encoding 2-C-methyl-D-erythritol 4-phosphate cytidylyltransferase, with the protein product MTGNAAAVPRASGDDTRSGARPDRVVAVLTAAGSGTRLGHALPKALVRVGGTPLVVHAARSLLAAGGVASPAAGSALPVSALVVTAPADRLDEFAALLDGARLGVPVRVVPGGSTRQASVAAGLAAVPADATIVLVHDAARALVPPETVDGVVAAVRAGHPAVVPAVPVTDTLTRLHTDGSAAGTVPRADLRAVQTPQGFDRATLDRAHREAQAVAEDEASAATDDAGLVERLGLPVHVVAGHDDAFKVTTTRDLALAELVLAARSSVPDAPAAHDSGPLRDAGSVRDAEPLRDAGPVRDAEPLRDAGPVRRARSTPDAPSDQEAGSMTDATDPTSLALPRTGIGVDVHAYAAEPREDAVLHLAGLAWPGERPLEGHSDADVAAHAAADALLSAAGIGDLGSNFGTAEPQWKGAAGTVLLAEAARRVRAAGFEVGNVAVQVIGNRPRLGPRRAEAVEALSAAAGAPVSVSATTTDGLGLTGRGEGVAAVATALVVAHRSVP
- a CDS encoding LysR family transcriptional regulator; amino-acid sequence: MDARLLETLRAVHDHGGVTAAAAALHVTPSAVSQQVRVLQREVGAVLLERVGRGVRLTPAGAALAGAAVDVAVALERARAAVDAHRAEPRGTVRVSAFQSAAQMLLPGLLTRVARLGGIALECSDEDVAQAEFGVLTADFDVVVAHRPDGSAGWGGGLRVEPLLREPLDVALWPGHPLAQRATLEPADLAGEDWIAVREGFPVAAVLNELAALAGSPPRIVQRINDFHVVEALVAAGHGISLLPRYTSGAAPDRLCLVPLAGVRAGRRIDALLRPDRAERLVVQRVLGELRAQAREIERSAAT
- a CDS encoding EamA family transporter; protein product: MPPRDRLLAAVVALTWGLNFTAIHLSLEHFPPFFLAGLRFAVLAVPALLLVPRPAVPWRWILGYGLGFGILQFAFLYLAMDAGMPTGLASLVLQSSAPFTVVLGAVWLRERLSARQGVGIALAVLGLAGIAVHRAELGGSATLLPVLLTLCGGLGWAFGNICNRQARSGSPLALLMWMSVVPPLPMLGLALVVDGPAAIGTSLTTLGSRTGLLALAGLAYTVLVATVLGTGLWTALMSRHPSSTVAPFSMLVPVVGVAASWLLLREPTPVVELALGTLVVGGVLLGSSRPRRRAALVGASAAGPAGTGSPAEGAADDPDAVGSARTAEQPAVR
- a CDS encoding D-arabinono-1,4-lactone oxidase → MNFGGNRGEWQNWARTAQANPVRRVRPRDEEGLAALVRGAGDLRVRAVGAGHSFTGAAVTDGILVSLDAMTGIERVDHRADGSARVTVRAGTRLGDLNAGLAAHGLGLRNLGDIDRQSIAGAISTGTHGTGIRLPGLAAQVVGVRLVTASGDVVEASPEHRPELFEVARLGLGSVGVLSAVTLDVVPAFRLEAVEEPWPLDRVLEGLEGPDGLIESNDHFEFYWFPHTRRTLTKRNNRVPDDDVRPLSKVRAWVDDELLSNGVFAATNTLTAAVPALTRSVNGIAARALGARTYTAASHEVLVSPRRVRFREMEYAIPRAAVPQVLGEIEGWLASTGERIPFPLEVRYTAADDVWLSTAYRRETAYVAVHQYVRLPYRRYFSAVERIVAQVQGRPHWGKLHWLGPDELDALYPRLAQARAVRAEADPGGRFANAYVDHVLGAPGERAA
- a CDS encoding TetR/AcrR family transcriptional regulator, which encodes MNRMPVAARREQLIEAALSVASRDGIDAATVRAVAAEAGVSLGVVHYCFQDKDELLRAVAEAITVQNRQAAEMGLPQDADLRTTFRAAVESMWDSIRANRGAQLLSYELTTTSLRHAELNQVAIAQYRGQWNSAEVFLENIEQAVGITWLVPRERLARSLVAVVDGIALAWLVDGDDAAATTTLVGFADFLATQAATFPRDLIDGPAARDDEAPAASLTYLGASGEPGASATLPEHASSHA
- a CDS encoding MFS transporter, which translates into the protein MTGGTSVPGAPAGLDTGAAPTGLPAAARAARVVVALAFGAQGLAYGALITSLPGFKDRFGIGDDVVTVVVLGVCLMAAVGTVLSERQARGPGSRAVLATGIASITLAILVIALAPSLPVFLVGFALYGVGLGQVDAGTNMQAVALQREYGRSILTGFYAAWSVAGILATVYVGQYVSRDVPQQVALPVVAAVVGVVGVLVLRRAWRAHDAPLTPSGPDADAGPVRRSALPWGAISVLGIAVVAYYVVDSAAATWSTIYLGDVLDAAADVAPLGYGVYLATTLVSRLAGDLAVRRWGRVAVVRTAGLVGAAGLLAVVLAPSPAVAIAGLGLTGLGLGVIAPLCFAAAGSLAPEHADAVVARLNGFNYLGAVLGGVFVGAIGVGSTLRIGYAVPLALAVVVVLLAPRFGSRRSAA